A portion of the Meriones unguiculatus strain TT.TT164.6M chromosome 11, Bangor_MerUng_6.1, whole genome shotgun sequence genome contains these proteins:
- the LOC110565354 gene encoding olfactory receptor 10J1-like: MMRRNNTGVGEFVFQGFSSFQEYKFTLFMVFLTLYLLTLTGNVIIVIIISIDRHLHTPMYFFLSMLSTSETVYTLVIVPRMLSSLVGPNQPISLAGCATQMFFFITLAINNCFLLTVMGYDRYVAICKPLRYTVIMNKRVCAQLVWGSCSIGLLVAIIQIASVFRAPFCDREVAHYFCDIRPVMKLSCADTTLHDIVNFIISSLVIVVPMGLVFISYILIISTILKIASAEGRKKAFATCASHLTVVIIHYGCASIAYLKPKSENTRDQDQLISVTYTVFTPLLNPVVYTLRNKEVKDAIYRAIGKKKNSRIFGSLAYSGFPLSICSFS, translated from the coding sequence ATGATGAGAAGAAACAACACAGGGGTGGGTGAGTTTGTTTTCCAAGGTTTCTCCAGCTTTCAGGAGTACAAGTTTACTCTCTTTATGGTATTTCTGACCTTGTACCTGCTAACCTTGACTGGTAATGTCATTATTGTGATCATTATCAGTATTGATCGTCACCTTCATACTCCCATGTACTTCTTTCTTAGTATGCTTTCCACTTCAGAGACAGTGTACACATTGGTCATTGTACCAAGGATGCTCTCCAGCCTTGTGGGTCCAAATCAACCCATTTCTTTGGCTGGCTGTGCTACCCAGATGTTCTTTTTTATCACTCTGGCCATCAACAACTGTTTTCTGCTTACCGTGATGGGATATGACCGCTATGTCGCTATCTGTAAGCCTTTGAGGTACACAGTCATCATGAACAAGAGGGTATGTGCCCAGCTAGTATGGGGGTCCTGCAGCATCGGGCTGCTTGTGGCCATCATTCAAATTGCATCTGTTTTCAGGGCACCTTTCTGTGACAGGGAGGTAGCTCACTACTTCTGCGACATCCGCCCAGTGATGAAGCTGTCCTGTGCTGATACCACACTCCATGACATCGTTAACTTTATCATCAGCTCGCTGGTTATTGTGGTGCCCATGGGCTTGGTTTTCATCTCTTACATCCTCATCATCTCCACCATCCTCAAGATTGCTTCTGCTGAGGGACGGAAGAAGGCTTTTGCAACCTGTGCCTCCCACCTCACTGTGGTCATCATCCACTATGGCTGTGCCTCCATTGCCTACCTCAAGCCCAAGTCAGAGAACACCAGGGACCAAGACCAGCTGATCTCAGTAACTTACACTGTGTTTACTCCTCTCCTGAACCCCGTGGTATATACTTTGAGGAACAAAGAAGTCAAGGATGCCATTTACCGTgctattgggaaaaaaaaaaactctaggaTATTTGGCAGCTTGGCATACAGCGGATTCCCTTTATCTATCTGTAGTTTTAGTTAA